The nucleotide window GCTATCATAATTCACTAATCCCATGAACtcaatattaaaaatggtaCCATACCAGGTAGCTTCTTGGGCTTCCTCATGGGAACAAATTTGGCACCAATAGCCATCGCAATAGGAGGACCAAAAATGAAACCTCTTCCTTCAACACCTGTATCCATTTCAATCACTACAACCATTAATATAGACGCCACTGACTCTAAAGAAAACGACTTTTCACTTTTAAGGggtaacacacacacacacactcggCATCCAATCAAAGCGCTATTAATCTAAAACACACCCATAAGTTCAAGGAGTTACCTGCAACAACAGAGATGTCTTTGCCTTTgtatctttcaacaaaaatatCAAAGACGGAGGATCGGTGGTGGAGGATCGGTGGTGGAGAAGAGTGTTTGGGGTTTCGATCGGTGGTGGGTTTCGTCGGTTTCGACCCTTTCTCTCAGACGGAGAACACGAGAAAGACTAGACAAAGtcagaaaaaaaagagacaaatAGAAGGAAAAAAAGCCTTTCCCTAATTTTCTGACACGTGGACTTAAAACCTCTCTTAAAAGCGGTCACCAAACTCCTTATTTAAGGATCGGTTATacctcttttcttttcttttgatttaattaaatcactTATTTTGCTTAGAAACCTTATTAAGGATCAGGGATAAAGATGGTCTCACATCATATGCTTATACATTCCATCCAATCTTTAGATCCTTGGTTAGGTACTTGTAAGTTGTAAGCCCATTTGGTTACGTCATTGTTtgtaatttctatatataaattttatggaGATTAGGGGAAAATGGAATCCATTGGAGAATCTTGACATGCTGACTCCTCATTTAGTCATTTCTCGCTCCTGTAAGAAATTGGGACACTTACTGACATGGCAGCAACCagggaaagaaaataaaagtggAGTTAATAATACCAGAATTCTTTACAAAAATCAATCACAAGAGAACTGAGTAATAGAAAAACGTGAACTGTTGCTGCAGTGAGTCATTTTGAAGTAATGGTTGTCTTTCCTTCTTTTAAAGCAAAAGTAGACTCTATGTGCTTTTAGAACTTCAAATTACATTATCTCAAGATCATACGACTAAATTGAGACTATCTCTATTTTGCTACTTTTCCTTTAAAACATAAGAACTTTAAAATAGAAATGAAATATATctcaatgtatttttaaatagtattacttaaaaatatatattaaaatagaaattattatttaaatatagagaaaaatagTAGTTCATATTTTAAAGTAAGAGATATGCTAAagtaattttgattttaaatactattataaaGACAAAAATAGCAACAAGTCGAAGAATCTTTAAGTTTGCCGTAGTCTAGTGGCTATGACCAACTGACCTCTTCACCTTGACACGaagagtttgatttttttttgtcaagagaGGATTCTTTTTTGTATGTTAAATGGACAATAGGGTTCGTTTGCAAAAGCATAAGGTAGTGTTAGAAAACGAAATCAATAAGATAGTGTTAGAAAACGCAATGAATAATTCAGTTTACAACCATTCAGAAAACATATAGCATTATAGACAAATATGATGAGAGAACAAGATAAAATTGAGGATTAAATTTGAAATGCAACAAAGTAAAGCCTCTCAATCTCTCATCATTCTTCATTATTCGCACTCTATTACCCTCTCTACCCTACCACTCTACCCACGTGTCATTCTTCCTCTCTCCAACCCTCCAACATCCTCATTTATAATTGCTATGCATGTCGGTATATTTATCATTTCTTTattgttccttttttttgtgGTCAATTTCTTTATTGTTCCTTTATTCCATGTTTTCACAAATTATCACATCTCCGATCTTTGAAAACGAGTGTGAATAtctcaaatcttttttttttgggtaaacaTGCTATATTACCAATTTTTacgaaatacaaaaaaaaaaaacagaatgcaAAATTAGAACAAACAGAATTCAAATCTAAATAAAAAGGGATGGACACACCTGGCAAAAAGTTTATGAAAATACAACATAATTGAACTAAACGTTTGCCACAAAAAAGACCCGTAGTAATAACGAGAGACAAAACTCGGTAGAATTGGCTTGTCCGATGATATGTTTTTAATGATTGTGTACAACAAGAACAACTTATGAAAATCTTCTTAAAACAAAGACCAAGCTTTATTCAGTAAGATAAACTTTCAAGAGTCGCTATTCGCCTTCAAACCTACACATAAGAAGAAAAGCTAGACAATACCATCTAAAGAAGAACAGTCCAGAGCAGTCCTAGATTTCGTCTCTGAAACAAGTTTGCCCGGCATGCGCTACCACTAGAAAAGAGAGGAGCGACTTTCAAGACCAGCACCACTCCGCTCACGCCATGCAACGGAGAACCCACAATAGATCTTCCAAATTTTGAAACGAAAACATCTATGGAGGTTCCCCGGAAACAAAATCGACAAATCGTAAGAGACACGCTATCAATGACgaacaagaaaaaataaactGCATCCCCACTGTTTGAAGAACACCGATGCACGGTCAAACCATGTATGACTGTACACCTAAGCCGAGAAGGAGGAGCACCGAAAACAcaataaaagaaattttttttccaataacTAAATTTGACACCTGATTGTGACCTACGTCTCCTTACTTGACCCACAAGAACCCCTTACCGACCCTAACTTTGTGCTTTTCCGAATCAGATCTGAACCGCGGAGGCGAGTGCTTAGAGCACCAAGAAAGAAAACACATGAGAAGagataagagcatctccaaggggactctattttttcctctataatttacactaaaatagagtaactctattatagagttgaatttgctccaatggttcactttataatagagttactctataatagagtgaaatatagagtattcttgtttttttactctaaatatagagtgaaaaaacaaaaatactctatatttcactctattatagagtaactctattatagagtgaaccattggagcaaatccaactctataatagagttactctattttagagtgaaatatagagaaaattatagtgtagcattggagatggtctaagaggAGAGGCGAAGTTGAAAAGAAGCAAAAAAAGACATAAAAAGAGACATGAAGCGACGAAAAACCACCGGACGTCCAAACTTAATTCCgaactatattttttaaattgagaacgtttaaaaagagaaaaataagagAAATAATGTAGTTGCTATCTCAAATCTTTTATTTGAATGTTTGTGTTAACTTGGTAAAGAATAAGAGAACAAAATGTTTTACACTGTACTATAATAACACCAAAAGTTACAAACACATAAAATAAACATGGGTATGTCaatcttttactttttaataaatatttggaaattattatttttgcgtgctattgttattaaaaaaattctatctATGGAATTTGcccaaaattaatatttaaaaaaaactgacaTTAAATTTTAGAAGCCAAAATTAAACAAGTGATAtttaataacaaaagaaaagattaaCCAAAGTCGTAGTGGATAAATACTTTTACTTTGTTGGTGCAGGATAAGCAAAACCTCTCAAACTTAATATATAACCAGTTTATATGAGCATCAAACACTATAATAGACTCAAGCTTATGATAAATCCCAGCCATAAGAATATTGACAAACAACAAGACATTTTGTGACTgggttatatattttttttttttgagaaaggttatataaaaattattgcataataaaattaacatgtttatatatttgtatctaatatatatatatatatatatattattttttttactaaattaggTTACTACTATTTATAGAGTTAAACTTAGCAATATCGAACAGTAACCCTTTTGTATAAATAGTGTGAAACAAAATGACATGAAATTTGGTCAAACCTTAAAAACCTCACtcatatgatttatttttcaaataaaaataggatttttatttttcaaataatccTCCAGAATTTagctatttaatttatattatactgGCTAAATTGTCCAGTCAATGCACTATGAGTTTATCATATGATTTAGTAtgtttattagagaaatatcattttttcaaactcgataacttttttttttggtcaaaaatcGATAAcattatttgtattttgtaaattttcttcacaaaaatataattgaggaGAGGATGTAGTTCGGACCTCTACATTAGCATAGGGGTCTCTCTGAGTATATAAAGCACTGCCACTTCTGTGAATATTCAGAGAAGGAATTAGCAAACTGTCACAGGTGACCTCATCAAGACAGCAACAACCACTAATTCTCTCTCAATGGTTTATGAGACACCTAAGCAATAAAcatcttgtttttttctctGCCATTTcgtcttttctttcttttgtcgTGTTTTCGCCCAAATTATCATTcaccttttctttttaataatatcaaattatttccaattttatttgttttactcGAATCGAAAACAGCGACCtaccacaattttttttttgagaaaattacatATAGAGTAACTTTATGATTTTCCAGTTCAGGGCCAGCTCAACATTTTTAGGGGTCTtagggcaaaaaaaaaaattttaccctctaaaatttatatacataatgtttaaaatatatataaaatttaatatgcaaaattttgtatatatttgtaatgaaaataaaactatatacatatcaaataattctgggctctttttattttgatttattgtatttataaaaaaattgagccccttaattattattatacggGAGGATACGGGCTTGGGCCCGGGGCGGTCGCACCGCTTGTCCCCCCCACTGAGCCGGCACCGGCACTGTTCCAGTTATATACATAATCACTTTTCACTTAAGACACACATTTAAACCgtttttttgttggttatgcttttttaaataagttttatcttttctttGATTAAATGGctacaaaatatatttaccaattaaaaaaattaagaagtaTAACCATCAAAAAACTAAACATGTATTCTACATCTCTTTTAACTATTTCCACtaccaaatattttattttattgtttttggtGTTTAGTTTTTCATTACTTCACTTAATTAATAAGAAACTGGTTTTAACTctgaaaaaatgatttttaccAAACATCATTCATTCATTACAATTTTattgtaattcttttttttttacaaattttttattgtaattCTTGCCCtcgtaacaaaaaaaaagaaggaagaagagatgAGTCACAAAACAATAATGAGTTTTCCTCTCTATTGTGAGCCGTCGCAACATAACTCCTCCTCTGCAGTAGGTCTTCATCCTCGTCACTCCATCTGCTCGAGAATCTACAGATCATGGTCGTCTTCATCGTTTCAAGCTTTACTTGTTTGTCATCGGCTGAATTCATCATCTGGCGCTTTTAACTACCATGCTCGTCTTCTTGTCTTCTCTCTCTGCTGCTCGTTGTCGACTTGATTCCACACAACAGTCATTGTTGATCCGAAAACTCGAGAGCAACAATggtggagtttttttttttttttttgcaattgtAGTTTTTCACCTTTTGGTTATTAACAATTTTATCctacaatttttaaaatgtgCAGAATTGTCTTTTTGATTTAGGCCGGATTTATAATTGTGAACTACAGATCCTGTCAAATGCAAATGAAGAAATATATACATCCAACACCTATAAAtgcattttaaaattatctagATAGGCTAAAAACAAACGCTAAAACTCATTAAAATAGCAAAATATCAGccatcaacaaaaaaaagaattctcatattttgttttctttttcttttaacttaagtaattttataatacatatttttatcCACAACACTCAATTCTTGTATCCACATTTGATGTGTTAGAGTTTTAAagtaagaattttttattttatataacaaattttttatctACGCTTAATCCTACACCAACTAAGCATTATACAAACAACAAAGTTCAAACTCCTCCCTAAAGTCTAATATTTGTCcgatattattaattattttaaacattttggGAACGTCTTTTAATTCTCCGAGAGGTACACCTTTTTCTAAAAAGAAaactcttttatatttttttgatattaaAACAAACTTTATAGGATATTACCTTATTTACAAAAACATAAGAACAATTAAATTATTTGTGGGAAACGGACAAAAGACTTGGACTACCCCACTCAGTGGCACAATCCTGTAATTTCAACCAAAACAATATACCCTTTCTAGGATTCATCGTCATCTTTGGTTTTAATAAGACAGTTCCCCTTTTGCTCCCATTTtcatttccctttcctcttatcacagaagaagaaaaaaagagagcgATAAAGCagcaaaaataagaaagaagCTCCACtgattatttcttttgttttcttttcactTCAAGACTTAAAATTTTTAGCTGAATCAATGGCTGGAATCTTAAAGCTCCAAGCTTGGAGTATATTGTGAAGAAGAAGTCGAATTTTCTttgcttttcttttatttaatttctgGAAAATGGAATGTATGGGTATGATGATGGCTAGTAGCTTAGATCCTGAAAGGAAGCAAAGTGGAGGACTTAGAACAAAACAAGCTGGACGAGGATCTTGCCGTGGAAGTTAGTCTCCTGTTTCAATCTCCTTTTAAAGAATGTAATAATAGTTGGGTTCCTTTAGATTCATTTTAAAGTTATGTTTTTTCAGTTtagaagttttgattttttttttccctgGGCAGTTTGAAAATTGCAGTGTTGTAAAGTGAAGAAGATCGTTCTTTAGTTGGAGctgagaaagagagaaggaaTCTATGGGTGTTTTGCTAAAAGAAGCGTTGAGGTCTATTTGCGTTAATAATCAATGGTCTTATGCTGTTTTCTGGAAAATCGGCTGCCAAAACTCAAGGTTacttactactactactaccactttcattttcttattacccaacaaaaaaaagaaaccaagaTCTTGAATGAATTTTGATTAAAGGGTTCTTCAAACTCAGATCTCgaggatgttttttttttttaattattgggGTTTTTGTGTTTGGTTTAATCTAATCTTGGTTGTTGTGTAAAAGAATCTTTTGATTTGTGACAAAACCATATCCTCTTcttttgtttaattgttttgCTCTACAgttctttcttttcttgtcCTTTTTCGTTTTGTCTCTCTCTATCAAGTAACTAAATCATGTTGTCCTTTTTCCGTTTGGatgtattaataaaatttattttgtgtgCAGCTTGTTGATTTGGGAGGAATGCTACAACGAAACCTCACTTTCTGGAAATGAGAATGTTCAGTTGCTTACAAACAGAATGATGTTGAACAATCGAATCATTTTGGTTGGAGAAGGGTTAGTTGGCCGAGCTGCATTTACAGGACACCATCAATGGATCCTAGCAGATAGTTTCAACCGGGGTGGTGTTCATCCACCTGAGGTTATTAATGAGATGCTTCTCCAATTCTCTGCTGGTATTCAGACCGTCGCAGTTGTCCCAGTTGTTCCTCATGGTGTTGTTCAACTCGGTTCTTCCTTCCCtgtaagaccatctccaacccacccTTATttctatctctatattttcccctAAAATAGAAAGAGGTgaaaatgctccaatgtatgcctctataatagagtttctctatttataggggaaaatatagagatatgttattttcacctctaaatatAGAGGCAAAAAGTAActttcctctatattttcctctaaaatagagtaactctattatagaggcatacattggagcattttcacctctataatagggatctctattttagaggaaattaTAGAGgtgtacattggagatgctctaagttaCCATTTTTGCTCTTCTTCACAATGTTTTGCTCTTTTCTTGAGGTTCTTGTGTTCTTATGTGTGCAGATTATGGAGAACTTGGGGTTTGTGAATGAGGTGAAGGGTCTTATCCTGCAACTTGGATGTGTCCCGGGAGCTCTTTTGTCTGAGAGTTACACAACATATGAACCTCCTGCTGCTGATTTTATTGGAGTCCCCGTCTCCGGGCTAATAATGCCCTCTCAAGGACACAAGATCCTCCCGTCTTCCGCTTTTTTCAACTCTACTTCTTCATCAGATCATCAAACGTATGAAGAAGTTTCCTGTAATCTTGTGGATGAACACCTCAAGCAAGGAGGATGGCAGAATCCTGATGCTTGGCTGAATCAAAACTTGTCTTGTATGTCTAATGTGGTCCAGTGTGAAGACTCGAGCTCTAAACGAAGCGATGACTTGTTTGACATGTTGGGTCTGGGTGATAATAGGAACAGAGGTTGGGGGATGAGAACAGAACAGCTCACTAGGGAGTTATCAGACTTTGGGATCATTCAAGAAACAGATCATCTCTTGGACGCTGTGGTCTCAGGTGCTCGTTCCTCCTCCACCACAAAGCAGATCTCATCAGATGAGACGTCCGAGTCCTGCAAAACCACAATGACCAAAGTTAGTAACTCATCCGTTACCACCACACCATCTCACAGCAGCCCTCAAGGAGGTTTATATAATGAGAAGAAACCTGTTGGGCCTCCCCCATCGTCGTTGGCGCTTTACGGGTCTCAGATCAGTTCTTGGGTTGAACAAGCTCACAGCTTAAAGCGTGAAGGCACTCCAAAGGTGAATGAAACTGCAAAACCGGCTGCTAGTAACCGGAAAAGGCTTAAACCAGGAGAGAACCCAAGACCAAGGCCTAAAGATCGCCAAATGATTCAAGATCGTGTCAAGGAGTTGCGTGAAATCATACCAAACGGTGCTAAAGTAAGCTGGTTTGTTTTAATCTAAGCAAATCcctttaaattaaaaaagattatttactaacaaaaatagtaaaaatgttttgtttcaacAGTGTAGCATAGATGCGCTTCTTGAACGTACAATCAAGCACATGCTCTTCTTACAAAACGTCTCGAAGCATACTGATAAGGTGAAACAAACCGAGGGGGAGTCTAAGATTATGAAGGAGGAAGGAGGAGGAGCGACATGGGCTTTCGAAGTAGGGTCAAAGTCTCTTATGTGTCCCATTGTAGTAGAAGATATAAACCCTCCTCGCATCTTCCAAGTTGAGGTAATAACGTTGCTGCACTTTCACTTGCTAGTCaagttttagtgttttttttttaatttgtctttatatttttttgtgacaGATGTTATGTGAACAACGAGGATTCTTTCTAGAGATCGCTGATTGGATCAGAAGCTTAGGACTCACCATCTTGAAGGGTGTCATTGAAACTCGAGTTGACAAGATTTGGGCTCGCTTCACTGTTGAGGTAATATTATTACTTTTAAGTTGATAGGtttatataaaatgataaaagttGAGAGATCTCAATatgatgttttattttgtttttttaggcGAGTCGAGATGTGACGAGGATGGAGATATTCATGCAACTAATGAATATTTTGGAGCAGACGATGAAATGTGGAGGAGGAAACTCTAAGGCTATTTTGGATGGGATCAAAGCTGCAATGCCCATTACCAACAACACCTTACCGGTTACTACTGGTGGCTGTTCAATGTAACACAAATTAGTGACCGGCTTGGTTAAGCTGGATTCATAATTAGAGGTTACGAGCGGACCGGTCCAGGAGGCTCGCTATGACTAACTTAAAAAAATCGGTTTGGCTGTTCAATGTACATTTGCTTctcctttttttcatttttctatgtTTTGAGATTTTGCGAATTTTATTTTCTGTATTGAATCTCATTTGTgtggattttttttgttacttttattCCTATGGAGTCTGATATAATGAATTAATCATGATTTTTGGAGTGTAAATTTTAGTTAATAATCTAAATAGACTTGGCTAAAAGCTTTTGCATTTACCGGTTCAAGTGTTCAAACAGTTTCACGTATATCAAGGCCGGTAAAAAGAACCGGTCCACCAACAACAGCTTTAAGCCTTCAACAGTACAGAAGCTCACATGTATTTTGTACCTTTGTGTTACTTTGATTAgtaactcttatgtacattattagcttattatttaaaaaaaacaataggcTCTACTTTCAATGAAATTCACTCTTTATTAACACAACGCGAGGTTGTGAGAAAAAGCTATATTGGTAGTTACAATACTTCAGTTAACAGCCTTATGACCAACGTACTTAGTGTTTTTACTAACCTGTGGTGGATGTCTTAATCCATTCCTAATTCTAGCATTTGTCCAAAATCTTTTTCATTCACATTTGTTGATCCAAAAATACAATAGAAACTATTTGGTTTCACttacattttcaatatatatttgactTCATACACATTTGTGGATCAAACTTAGTCTAATTAAGTTTCTATTGTATTTTGAGATCCACAAATGTGAATGAAGAAAAAACTTAGTCTGATTAAGttcaaaatacaattaaaatttgCGTTTCTTATTACAATATGTGTTCTGCTTTTACCCTTTTGAGGTACCTAAAGTTTGATGCAAAAGggtttgcccaaaaaaaaaaagtttgatgcAAAAGGTTCATGAACTATTTTGCTCTCGCATTTAGCCTTCTCTCCACTCTACAGATTATGATGGAATAATCGGCAGGACATTATGATTTCACATTTCCATTATATTTTCTTGGGCCCTTCAATTTCTTCCTCGCTTTTAATATATTTCCAATACTTTATCAACAACAGTAGGCTAGAGGTGTatctttattctttattatacTGTAGACCTTTTTCAGTTATAAAAGTTAACTACCAATTGAATACTATCTAATTTGGGATGAATTGAAAATAGCAATAAATTCAAAATTAGATATGGCATACgtgaaaaaaatgttttttttactatCCCCctataaattaaaagaaaagtcactttagtgatttctggtgacgtgtcgttcataggtgaagtttcaagaaaattgttataatttgattggtcgctgatttttaatttttattaatttaattttgatctaaaatttaaggtaagtctaaaatcatttaacatcacttacCATATAATCTACagaataacaatttatggaaactgattctcgaaattatagaaagattaataatgttttatttattacttttaatatttataaactataaaatataatgaacgaaattttatataagataattataattgttttatactctacttgatgaattgtattcgaatataattatataataattattttaaatattaaaaaattcaaacatgtttattaatattatttttaaattatttatcgttgtttaaagaataaatttatcataattttaaaataatttactgaatgttataaattattaataaaattaaatttactttatattgaatatttgtttattgttaaatatattttagaatttctttttgatttattttttccatCGACACTACTAAAAAGGAAAGCCCTCTAAATACTTACCTTATTTTGTAATTTCGATATATCATTTAATTCATCGATCCCACTATAATAGGAAAGTACCTTTGAATACTAATTGCaaggaaaaacataatttaatgaCCAATTAACATCACTTTCCAAATgacttacataatattattaataactatttatggtaactaattgtcgaaagtatggtatataaatccattttattaattcaaataaatattttagattccaaatgacttacataatattattaataactatttatggtaactaattgtcgaaagtatggtatataaagtcattttatcaattcaagtaaatattttggtttattattttatgtagtctatagatatattagaatataaagtcattttatcaaatcaaataatttattttaattcatcgATCCCCTATAAAAGGAAAGTAACATTGAATACTgattgaaaaggaaaaaataatttaatcccTCTATTAACATTACTTGCGCAACAATATTAGTTAATACATGTAATATCTAGTTTCCTTATTACAAATAGAAAGAATTCTCTTGATTTTGTTGattgattttttagaatttctttttcgatttattttaatcatcgacactactaaaaatgaaatcactttaaTACTTAACTTTTGTGTTTTCTCGATTCAAAGAACATCTTTTTGCGATCATTTCTCTGTTTAATTCATCAAATACtcactaaatattttagatgttagagaaacaaaattaattgacaaaatattttttctcctaaaatcatgcatttaaaacttaatatttatggTGAGACTTGTCAACCAAAATTCTGGTGCAATCTATTCACGAGATGTTCTCCTTTAGCTTTATTAACAagatattccaaaaataatattaccttataagtataagatttattgaGAATTTATTAAAGAATATTCTACTTCTTAGCTTATCATGCAACCTAAATCAATGAGAAACGTCTACCAATTTACTATAAATAAGATATTCACAGTAGAAAAAACGAAATAATTGAACTTTGTATTCTGAACTTTTAACGTTAATAATGTtctgaacttttttttcttcttattttagaacattaagcttttatatttcatgagagctgatttttcttttgatttataTGCAGATACCCTTTTATGACGATTTCTCCACTGAAGCTATATATGATTTGATTGTACAcctctttgatatatcatttcgATAACATCTTTGTTCCTCAATCTGGTAAAAAAATTTTACTCAATTTGATAACATCTCTCAGCTAAATCATTTCAATAGCATCTTTTTGTGCtgcgaatattttttttttttgatttgtagatttatattattgtttagaaTTGTAagcttatatatacacatatttgttttttggtttgctgattgtgattttgttttatatttttcagaGATGATTTGAGAGAAGTTGTCATATTTCAGACCTCTAAGAATTCACCATTCGATCCTGCAAAAGATGTGCACTTAGAATGGTATTTTCTCTACTATACATCAAAATTggataatcaattatatttttaaaatatctata belongs to Brassica rapa cultivar Chiifu-401-42 chromosome A07, CAAS_Brap_v3.01, whole genome shotgun sequence and includes:
- the LOC103829654 gene encoding transcription factor LHW yields the protein MGVLLKEALRSICVNNQWSYAVFWKIGCQNSSLLIWEECYNETSLSGNENVQLLTNRMMLNNRIILVGEGLVGRAAFTGHHQWILADSFNRGGVHPPEVINEMLLQFSAGIQTVAVVPVVPHGVVQLGSSFPIMENLGFVNEVKGLILQLGCVPGALLSESYTTYEPPAADFIGVPVSGLIMPSQGHKILPSSAFFNSTSSSDHQTYEEVSCNLVDEHLKQGGWQNPDAWLNQNLSCMSNVVQCEDSSSKRSDDLFDMLGLGDNRNRGWGMRTEQLTRELSDFGIIQETDHLLDAVVSGARSSSTTKQISSDETSESCKTTMTKVSNSSVTTTPSHSSPQGGLYNEKKPVGPPPSSLALYGSQISSWVEQAHSLKREGTPKVNETAKPAASNRKRLKPGENPRPRPKDRQMIQDRVKELREIIPNGAKCSIDALLERTIKHMLFLQNVSKHTDKVKQTEGESKIMKEEGGGATWAFEVGSKSLMCPIVVEDINPPRIFQVEMLCEQRGFFLEIADWIRSLGLTILKGVIETRVDKIWARFTVEASRDVTRMEIFMQLMNILEQTMKCGGGNSKAILDGIKAAMPITNNTLPVTTGGCSM